In a single window of the Caulobacter soli genome:
- a CDS encoding 3-hydroxyacyl-CoA dehydrogenase NAD-binding domain-containing protein translates to MENFKIDVDGDGIALITFDVPGRTMNTLTAAVIKEIGEIAETLKSDANIKGAVITSGKTTGFCAGADLGELGGGALGGGGGAPAGEEGLKAAFEAGFALNKAFRAIETCGKPVAAAINGLAMGGGLEITLACHYRVVADNPKIQLALPEAKVGLLPGAGGTQRLPRLIGVMAAAPYLLEGKSMKPAEALALKVVHEVAPADQVVEAAKTWVKTKGDPVALWDKKDFKIPGGGPYTASGSQVFVMGNAMLRKQTYGNYPAQLNIMKAVYEGLQVPFDAALRIETRYFLKTLMSPQAKGMIRTLFLSLQELGKGSGRPAGVPHYDVKKVSVLGAGMMGAGIAYVQAMAGIETVLIDQSQEAADKGKGYAEGLVKKAVSRGKLTAEKGEAILALIHPTADYANVKGSDLVVEAVFENRDVKAAVTKLAEAQLADTAVFGSNTSTLPITGLAEASIRPESFIGIHFFSPVDKMGLVEIILGDKTDQATIAKSIDYVLKIKKTPIVVNDSRGFYTSRCFGTFVQEGMELLADGYAPAIIDNVGRATGMPRGPLEMHDDVALDLSYKIAQQTKKDLGDKYEERPFTTIIEKMVEGEGRYGRKNGKGFYDYPENGPKVLWKGLADLAPVKIDSVDKAGIEEIRTRLLYRQAVEAARCFEEGVITDPREADVGAILGWGFAPWTGGPVSLIDGIGVAKFVEACDALAQKYGSRFAPPQLLRDMAAKGETFYSRFGVKEKAAA, encoded by the coding sequence ATGGAAAACTTCAAGATCGACGTCGACGGCGACGGTATCGCCCTGATCACCTTCGACGTGCCCGGCCGCACGATGAACACGCTGACCGCCGCGGTCATCAAGGAGATCGGCGAGATCGCCGAGACCCTGAAGTCCGACGCCAACATCAAGGGCGCGGTCATCACCTCGGGCAAGACCACCGGCTTCTGCGCCGGCGCCGACCTGGGTGAACTGGGCGGCGGCGCTCTGGGTGGCGGCGGCGGCGCGCCGGCCGGCGAAGAGGGCCTGAAGGCCGCCTTCGAGGCGGGCTTCGCGCTGAACAAGGCGTTCCGCGCCATCGAGACCTGCGGCAAGCCGGTGGCCGCGGCCATCAATGGCCTGGCCATGGGCGGCGGACTGGAAATCACCCTGGCCTGCCACTACCGCGTCGTGGCCGACAATCCCAAGATCCAGCTGGCCCTGCCGGAAGCCAAGGTCGGCCTGCTGCCCGGCGCCGGCGGCACCCAGCGCCTGCCGCGCCTGATCGGCGTGATGGCGGCGGCGCCGTACCTGCTGGAAGGCAAGTCGATGAAGCCGGCCGAGGCCCTGGCCCTGAAGGTCGTGCACGAAGTCGCGCCCGCCGACCAGGTGGTCGAAGCCGCCAAGACCTGGGTCAAGACCAAGGGCGATCCCGTCGCCCTCTGGGACAAGAAGGACTTCAAGATCCCCGGCGGCGGCCCCTACACCGCCAGCGGCAGCCAGGTGTTCGTGATGGGCAACGCCATGCTGCGCAAGCAGACCTATGGCAACTATCCGGCCCAGCTGAACATCATGAAGGCCGTCTATGAGGGCCTGCAGGTTCCGTTCGACGCCGCCCTGCGGATCGAGACCCGCTACTTCCTCAAGACCCTGATGTCGCCCCAGGCCAAGGGCATGATCCGCACCCTGTTCCTGTCCCTGCAAGAGCTGGGCAAGGGCTCGGGCCGCCCGGCCGGCGTGCCGCACTACGACGTCAAGAAGGTGTCCGTCCTGGGCGCCGGCATGATGGGCGCGGGCATCGCCTATGTCCAAGCCATGGCCGGCATCGAGACCGTGCTGATCGACCAGAGCCAGGAAGCCGCCGACAAGGGCAAGGGCTACGCCGAGGGCCTGGTCAAGAAGGCCGTCTCGCGCGGCAAGCTGACGGCCGAGAAGGGCGAGGCCATCCTGGCGCTCATCCACCCGACCGCCGACTACGCCAACGTCAAGGGCAGCGACCTGGTCGTCGAGGCCGTGTTCGAGAACCGCGACGTCAAGGCCGCCGTCACCAAGTTGGCCGAGGCCCAACTGGCCGACACCGCCGTGTTCGGCTCCAACACCTCGACCCTGCCGATCACGGGTCTCGCGGAAGCCTCCATCCGTCCGGAAAGCTTCATCGGCATCCACTTCTTCTCGCCGGTCGACAAGATGGGCCTGGTCGAGATCATCCTCGGCGACAAGACCGACCAGGCGACCATCGCCAAGTCGATCGACTACGTCCTGAAGATCAAGAAGACCCCAATCGTCGTCAACGACAGCCGCGGCTTCTACACGTCGCGCTGCTTCGGCACCTTCGTGCAGGAAGGCATGGAACTGCTGGCCGACGGCTACGCCCCGGCCATCATCGACAATGTCGGCCGGGCCACCGGCATGCCGCGCGGTCCGCTGGAGATGCACGACGACGTCGCGCTGGACCTCTCCTACAAGATCGCCCAGCAGACCAAGAAGGACCTCGGCGACAAGTACGAGGAGCGCCCCTTCACCACGATCATCGAGAAGATGGTCGAGGGCGAGGGCCGCTACGGCCGCAAGAACGGCAAGGGCTTCTACGACTATCCGGAGAACGGCCCCAAGGTTCTGTGGAAGGGCCTGGCCGACCTGGCGCCGGTCAAGATCGACTCGGTCGACAAGGCCGGCATCGAGGAGATCCGCACCCGGCTTCTCTACCGCCAGGCCGTGGAAGCCGCCCGCTGCTTCGAGGAAGGCGTGATCACCGATCCGCGCGAGGCCGACGTCGGGGCTATCCTGGGCTGGGGCTTCGCGCCCTGGACCGGCGGCCCGGTCAGCCTGATCGACGGCATTGGCGTGGCCAAGTTCGTCGAGGCCTGCGACGCCCTGGCCCAGAAGTACGGCTCGCGCTTCGCGCCGCCGCAGCTGCTGCGCGACATGGCCGCCAAGGGCGAGACCTTCTACAGCCGCTTCGGCGTCAAGGAGAAGGCCGCCGCCTAA